Proteins encoded in a region of the Deltaproteobacteria bacterium genome:
- a CDS encoding 1-deoxy-D-xylulose-5-phosphate reductoisomerase — MELVRGRRSKLRKNLVLLGATGSIGTSTLDIVGRFPDRFHMVAMSAGKNVRLALEQALRFRPRLLSVMRREDAEWLSARVPDSIRVLHGDAGLMEVALIEEADLLISALVGAVGLKPTFEAIRAGRHIALANKETLVMAGDLVMNEARKRQVSIFPVDSEHSAILHCMMGHQQNEIRRILLTASGGPFLRTSKSRMKDIRPEDALVHPTWKMGSKITVDSSTLMNKGLEAIEAKWLFGLPIDAIDVHIHPQSIVHSLVEFCDGSVVAHLGLPDMRIPIAFALSYPERLNLMLPALDLFEVGKLSFEKPDFDRFPCLGLALEAGRNGDSMAAVLNAANETAVALFLESRIRFTDIAGVIADTMAKHDPRPLHEISEVLEVDRWAREAAFLTARKKD; from the coding sequence AGGTTCCATATGGTAGCCATGAGCGCCGGGAAAAACGTGCGATTGGCGCTGGAGCAGGCTTTGCGGTTCAGGCCCCGGCTGCTTTCGGTCATGAGACGCGAAGATGCCGAGTGGTTGAGTGCGCGTGTGCCGGACAGCATACGCGTGCTGCACGGGGATGCCGGACTGATGGAAGTGGCGCTGATCGAGGAAGCGGACCTGTTGATCTCCGCTCTCGTTGGAGCGGTCGGCCTGAAGCCCACTTTCGAGGCCATCCGGGCAGGCAGGCATATTGCCCTGGCGAATAAGGAAACGCTGGTAATGGCCGGAGACCTGGTCATGAACGAGGCCCGCAAACGACAGGTATCCATTTTCCCGGTGGACAGCGAACACAGTGCGATCCTGCATTGCATGATGGGTCATCAGCAGAACGAGATCAGGCGGATACTCCTCACGGCCTCGGGCGGGCCGTTTCTTCGCACCTCCAAATCCCGTATGAAGGACATTCGACCTGAAGACGCTCTTGTCCACCCTACATGGAAAATGGGAAGCAAAATCACCGTCGACTCTTCGACGTTGATGAACAAAGGGCTGGAAGCCATAGAAGCCAAGTGGTTGTTCGGTCTTCCGATCGATGCGATCGACGTGCACATTCATCCGCAGAGCATCGTGCATTCGCTGGTGGAATTCTGCGACGGTTCGGTGGTGGCTCATCTGGGCCTGCCGGATATGCGCATTCCCATTGCCTTCGCGCTTTCCTACCCCGAGCGTCTCAACTTGATGCTACCTGCGTTAGATCTGTTTGAAGTGGGCAAGCTTTCGTTCGAGAAACCGGATTTTGACCGGTTTCCATGCCTTGGCCTAGCCCTGGAAGCAGGCAGAAACGGGGATAGCATGGCCGCCGTTCTCAATGCGGCTAACGAAACAGCCGTCGCGCTTTTCCTGGAGTCCAGGATCCGGTTCACGGACATTGCCGGTGTGATCGCCGATACCATGGCCAAACACGATCCCCGACCCTTGCACGAAATCTCGGAAGTTCTGGAAGTGGATCGCTGGGCCAGAGAAGCGGCTTTTCTGACGGCTAGAAAGAAGGATTGA